In Methanomicrobium antiquum, one DNA window encodes the following:
- a CDS encoding ATP-binding cassette domain-containing protein, with translation MTAIETADLTKEFGSLCAVDSLNLNIDGEIFGLLGPNGSGKTTTVLMLTTLIRQTRGSASVCGYDTLKEPDKVRGCLSYVPQDMAVDTNLTGRENMLIFARLYGIDNPKDKVDELLGIMDLSGSADDLAKTYSGGMELREI, from the coding sequence ATGACCGCAATTGAGACTGCAGATCTCACCAAAGAGTTTGGGAGTCTCTGTGCGGTTGACAGTCTGAATCTGAATATTGATGGTGAGATATTTGGCCTTTTAGGTCCGAACGGCTCCGGAAAAACAACAACCGTCCTTATGCTTACAACCCTCATCAGACAGACAAGGGGTAGTGCCAGCGTATGCGGCTATGATACCTTAAAAGAGCCTGATAAGGTAAGAGGCTGCCTCAGTTATGTCCCGCAGGACATGGCGGTTGACACAAATCTTACAGGACGTGAGAATATGCTCATCTTTGCCCGCCTTTACGGGATTGATAATCCAAAAGACAAGGTGGATGAGCTTCTTGGAATAATGGATCTTTCGGGGAGTGCGGATGATCTTGCAAAAACCTACTCCGGTGGTATGGAATTAAGGGAGATTTGA
- the cobN gene encoding cobaltochelatase subunit CobN, translating to MKIVYISAGTGENPWVEEAAASCRKSGLQIEVVQSTSEALDSEEKKFAEILEDVKLCLLLVVSNHGSATYFKKFDRLINTAKEYSINTFFVSSVREEMAENRHLFAQNEEDYKFLHACLELSGKENTNCLLMWICKNLGGFDVEIPPLHYPPTEGFYHPSLPENYDFKAHLKRIDPEKPTVGILIHQFFYIRRNLLAVDALIKAVEERGMNVLPFFLVTSPNEVTGAIGIRKFIETYLIKDDVAIIDVLILNMSFSQLSLSDPNDGTKTDPVYNFFCDLNVPLLQTITMYRSYEQWINDDQGLSAMEISSGIIWPEFDGQIIAIPLGTTGEYEGRKNVAIPIPGRPERIAEMAKRWSELKRVPVKDRKVVIFLYQYTGDMDALGDAGGLDTPQSVIEILHHLKDEGYFVENIPEDGNALIYEMIAGLTNDTRWMTKEQMKERSAGFVSADLYRQWFLKIPQKNQKKISEDWGEAPGELFEYEGELCIPGVVKGNIFIGIQPPRGHFEQIETMIHSTDLVMPHHYLAYYRWIKNVFGAHAVIHMGTHGTLEWLPGKGNAMSEECYPDLILEDMPHLYPYIINDPGEGMEAKRRSWAVALDYNTPAMMRAEGYGELSKLDTILQEYLRARRGGEAKKAENLIEEARGIVIDKNLTKDLGLSDEPVCEEIAENAERLYDYICELRDATIKDGLHIYGQPPAGNRFLEMIYALTRLENGIVPSLRESIAKAMSLSLRNLMESPSDFNETRGQTNGALIDLIDASSTDLILKMAECGYNCEEVLELIIAEYGPDNNDLETCAAYICDELVKNLNLTTDEMTNLILGLDAGYVPPGGSGDPTRGNAHLLPTGKNCYSIDPACIPTPSAWKTGKELADQMVERYIEEKGEYPQKVGIVVWATDTMRTGGDDIAYILWLMGLRPVWSDRGGAVTGLEVIPAGELNRPRIDASLRISGMFRDSFPNLVNMIDEGVETIASLDETDDVNFLSAHLKEDLLERIKEGFPEDEAREMALIRIFGDPPGQHGVGVCDVVHASAWKDRKDLADVFTNWGAHAYGRKFRGEKFPELFKKQFGSLDATVKNRVSREWDILETDDDYAVLGGMNACVKAYGNKDPVSVIGEASDPKNIKTKLLDEEIRFIFRSRVLNPRWIEGLKPHGFRGVQEIVTTVEYAFGWDVTSDALDDWEYQAAAEHFLFNPENRQWIEDNNPYALHSISGRLLEAKDRGFWDADEETIRKLQEIYLESEDFLERTGED from the coding sequence TTGAAAATAGTCTATATAAGCGCCGGAACAGGCGAAAATCCATGGGTAGAGGAGGCTGCGGCGTCCTGCAGAAAATCAGGACTCCAGATAGAGGTTGTACAGTCAACTTCCGAGGCACTTGATTCAGAGGAGAAAAAATTTGCAGAAATTCTTGAGGATGTCAAATTATGCCTGCTTTTGGTGGTAAGCAATCACGGTAGTGCAACATATTTCAAGAAATTCGATCGCCTCATAAATACAGCGAAAGAATACAGCATAAATACATTTTTTGTAAGTTCGGTCAGAGAGGAAATGGCCGAGAATCGTCATCTCTTTGCACAGAATGAAGAGGATTATAAGTTTTTGCATGCATGCCTTGAACTTTCCGGAAAGGAGAATACAAACTGCCTCCTAATGTGGATTTGCAAAAATCTGGGCGGTTTTGATGTTGAAATCCCGCCGCTGCATTATCCGCCCACTGAAGGATTTTATCACCCGTCCCTGCCTGAAAACTATGATTTTAAAGCTCACTTAAAGAGAATTGACCCGGAAAAACCAACCGTTGGAATTCTTATTCACCAGTTTTTTTACATCAGGAGAAATCTTCTTGCAGTTGATGCACTGATAAAGGCTGTTGAAGAGAGAGGTATGAATGTTCTGCCTTTTTTCCTTGTAACAAGCCCTAATGAAGTCACAGGTGCAATTGGTATCAGAAAATTCATTGAAACTTACCTGATAAAAGACGATGTCGCCATAATAGATGTATTAATTCTTAATATGTCATTTTCACAGCTTTCTTTATCAGATCCAAATGACGGTACAAAAACAGATCCTGTCTACAACTTTTTCTGCGACTTAAATGTACCACTTCTTCAGACGATAACGATGTACAGGTCATATGAGCAGTGGATAAATGATGATCAGGGATTATCGGCAATGGAGATCTCATCAGGAATCATCTGGCCGGAGTTTGACGGACAGATAATTGCAATCCCTCTCGGCACAACAGGTGAATATGAAGGCAGAAAAAATGTTGCAATTCCTATACCTGGACGCCCCGAAAGAATTGCAGAGATGGCAAAACGCTGGTCAGAACTAAAAAGAGTACCTGTAAAGGACAGAAAAGTTGTAATTTTCCTCTACCAGTATACCGGAGATATGGATGCTCTCGGTGATGCCGGCGGACTAGACACTCCGCAGAGTGTCATTGAAATTCTTCATCACTTAAAAGATGAAGGCTATTTTGTAGAAAATATTCCTGAAGATGGAAATGCTCTTATCTATGAGATGATTGCGGGTCTTACAAATGACACCCGCTGGATGACAAAGGAGCAGATGAAGGAAAGGTCGGCAGGCTTTGTCAGCGCTGATTTATACAGGCAGTGGTTTTTGAAAATCCCTCAAAAGAACCAGAAAAAAATATCCGAAGACTGGGGTGAAGCACCAGGAGAGCTTTTTGAATATGAAGGAGAGCTTTGCATCCCCGGTGTTGTCAAGGGGAATATATTCATCGGAATTCAGCCGCCAAGGGGTCATTTTGAGCAGATAGAAACTATGATTCACTCAACAGATCTTGTAATGCCCCATCATTATCTAGCATATTACCGATGGATAAAAAATGTGTTCGGCGCACATGCGGTAATTCATATGGGAACACACGGAACTCTTGAATGGCTACCCGGAAAGGGAAATGCAATGTCAGAGGAATGTTATCCTGATCTGATTCTTGAGGATATGCCTCACCTTTATCCTTACATCATAAACGATCCCGGCGAGGGAATGGAGGCAAAAAGAAGAAGCTGGGCCGTTGCTCTTGACTACAACACTCCGGCAATGATGCGTGCCGAAGGATATGGAGAGCTATCCAAACTTGACACAATTCTTCAGGAATATCTGCGTGCAAGGCGCGGCGGTGAAGCAAAAAAGGCCGAAAACCTGATTGAAGAGGCACGCGGCATTGTAATAGACAAAAATCTCACAAAGGATCTTGGCCTTTCGGATGAACCCGTATGTGAAGAAATTGCAGAAAACGCTGAACGGCTTTATGATTATATCTGTGAACTTCGTGACGCCACAATAAAAGACGGCCTGCACATCTATGGACAACCACCCGCCGGCAACCGCTTTTTAGAGATGATTTATGCACTGACAAGGCTTGAGAACGGCATTGTTCCTTCTCTTAGGGAAAGCATTGCAAAGGCAATGTCCCTGTCGCTTAGGAATTTAATGGAAAGTCCGTCTGATTTCAATGAAACCAGGGGTCAGACAAACGGCGCCCTTATTGATCTGATTGACGCTTCCTCCACAGATCTGATTCTTAAAATGGCTGAGTGTGGCTATAATTGCGAAGAAGTGCTTGAACTGATAATTGCTGAATATGGTCCTGATAATAATGATCTTGAAACCTGTGCGGCATATATCTGTGATGAACTCGTCAAAAACCTGAATCTGACAACTGATGAAATGACAAACCTGATTCTCGGGCTTGATGCAGGATATGTTCCACCAGGAGGCTCGGGTGATCCAACCCGCGGAAACGCACATCTTCTTCCGACAGGCAAAAACTGCTACTCAATAGACCCTGCATGCATCCCGACGCCTTCGGCATGGAAGACCGGAAAAGAGCTTGCAGATCAGATGGTTGAGCGCTACATCGAAGAGAAAGGCGAATACCCGCAAAAGGTGGGAATTGTTGTCTGGGCAACAGATACAATGAGAACAGGCGGAGATGACATTGCATATATTCTGTGGCTTATGGGACTTCGGCCTGTATGGTCGGACCGTGGCGGTGCCGTAACAGGTCTTGAGGTAATTCCGGCAGGTGAGTTAAACCGGCCTCGTATAGATGCTTCTTTGCGAATCAGCGGCATGTTTCGTGATTCTTTCCCAAACCTTGTTAATATGATCGATGAGGGGGTTGAAACAATTGCTTCTTTGGATGAAACAGATGATGTCAACTTCCTTTCAGCCCATTTAAAAGAAGATTTGCTTGAGAGGATTAAAGAGGGCTTTCCAGAAGATGAAGCTCGCGAGATGGCGCTTATACGGATATTTGGCGACCCTCCGGGACAGCATGGTGTAGGAGTGTGTGATGTTGTACATGCATCGGCATGGAAGGACAGAAAGGATTTGGCTGACGTTTTCACAAACTGGGGAGCACATGCGTACGGGAGAAAGTTCAGGGGTGAAAAATTCCCTGAACTCTTTAAAAAACAGTTTGGCAGTCTTGATGCAACCGTAAAAAACCGCGTTTCACGTGAATGGGATATTCTTGAGACCGATGATGATTATGCTGTCCTTGGAGGAATGAATGCGTGTGTCAAGGCATATGGCAATAAAGACCCCGTATCAGTAATAGGCGAGGCATCAGATCCCAAAAACATAAAGACAAAACTTCTTGATGAAGAGATAAGGTTTATTTTTAGAAGCCGCGTTCTAAATCCACGCTGGATTGAAGGATTAAAACCGCACGGGTTTAGAGGAGTTCAGGAAATTGTCACAACCGTTGAATATGCCTTTGGCTGGGATGTCACATCAGATGCATTAGACGACTGGGAATACCAGGCGGCGGCAGAACATTTTCTTTTTAATCCTGAAAACAGGCAGTGGATAGAGGATAATAATCCATATGCTCTTCACAGCATCTCAGGAAGGCTTCTTGAGGCAAAGGATCGTGGTTTTTGGGATGCTGATGAAGAGACAATCCGAAAACTTCAGGAGATTTATCTTGAGTCCGAAGATTTCCTTGAAAGAACGGGCGAGGATTAA
- a CDS encoding IS1634 family transposase, which yields MPIIDGFDDESILSVGHLGIVAGAYNSLSIANMIDTAIPKTRNHNLTHSQAVKAMVINGLGFIERRLYLFPEFFDDIAVERLFGEGISREQINDDVLGRTLDAIAEYGPTELFNDIVANCLIPTEYGSHCIHVDTTNFSVTGEYESDFNIEGIQITYGHPKDGRWDLKRFVLGMASNQHGVPLFLQTFSGNESDKETLRIIIEKLQKSLKSGEKVYHVADAAFYTEKNLQTLGQHTFWISRVPVIIKEAKELVKSDCQFIPCDDNRYSYSESFSEYAGIRRKWVMYHSEPMHEQQSKTFDKNLVKELEKAKTSLRKVCAQEFACEPDARIEAEKWLEKNHKYQFSKLEILMIQRKEEKKRGRPKAGEPLVNSYKITADIEYNDSVVEQERQNLGRFVLATNDTEMSADELLRNYKAQGTVERGFRFLKDKSFRVAEVYLKKNSRIQALAMIMVLCLFIYSMTEFRLRKMLVQSGETVTSQTKKQTQRPALKWTFFRFRRVREFSFVEGDKRIKRITNLNDELKKILRLLGGEYEKYYC from the coding sequence ATGCCCATCATTGACGGTTTTGATGACGAATCTATCCTTTCTGTTGGTCATCTTGGCATCGTTGCCGGAGCCTATAACTCTCTTAGTATCGCGAATATGATCGACACTGCAATACCCAAGACCCGAAACCATAATCTCACCCATTCTCAGGCCGTGAAAGCTATGGTGATCAACGGTCTTGGATTCATCGAACGCCGTCTTTATCTGTTTCCGGAATTTTTTGATGATATTGCCGTTGAAAGACTATTTGGGGAGGGAATTTCCCGAGAACAGATAAATGATGATGTATTGGGCAGAACACTGGATGCTATTGCAGAATATGGTCCAACTGAGTTATTCAACGATATCGTGGCGAATTGCCTTATTCCAACAGAATATGGCTCGCATTGCATTCACGTCGATACCACTAACTTTAGCGTAACCGGCGAATACGAATCCGATTTCAACATAGAAGGAATTCAGATTACCTACGGCCATCCGAAGGATGGCCGATGGGATCTCAAGCGTTTTGTCCTTGGCATGGCATCAAATCAGCATGGTGTACCATTATTTCTTCAGACTTTTTCCGGGAATGAATCGGATAAAGAGACACTCCGAATCATTATTGAAAAACTTCAGAAAAGTCTCAAATCAGGCGAAAAAGTCTATCATGTAGCTGATGCTGCATTTTATACCGAAAAAAATCTCCAGACTTTAGGTCAGCACACTTTCTGGATTAGTCGTGTACCGGTTATCATTAAAGAGGCCAAGGAACTGGTCAAATCAGATTGTCAGTTCATACCGTGCGATGATAATCGCTATTCATATAGTGAATCTTTCAGTGAATATGCAGGAATCAGACGGAAATGGGTGATGTATCATTCAGAACCAATGCATGAACAACAGAGTAAAACGTTTGATAAGAATCTGGTAAAAGAACTGGAAAAAGCCAAAACATCTCTTCGAAAAGTCTGTGCACAGGAATTTGCATGTGAACCTGACGCACGCATTGAAGCAGAGAAATGGTTAGAAAAGAATCATAAGTATCAATTCAGCAAGCTTGAAATTCTCATGATTCAAAGGAAAGAAGAGAAAAAACGAGGTAGGCCAAAAGCCGGTGAACCATTAGTTAATTCGTATAAGATTACTGCTGATATCGAATACAATGACAGCGTAGTCGAGCAGGAACGCCAAAATCTTGGACGTTTTGTTCTGGCAACGAATGACACTGAGATGTCTGCGGATGAATTGCTCAGGAATTATAAAGCTCAAGGAACAGTTGAGAGAGGATTTAGGTTCCTGAAAGACAAGTCGTTCCGGGTTGCTGAGGTCTATTTAAAGAAAAATTCGCGGATTCAGGCTTTGGCTATGATCATGGTATTGTGTCTTTTTATTTACTCTATGACTGAGTTTCGGCTGAGAAAGATGCTGGTACAGTCTGGTGAAACAGTCACCAGCCAGACAAAAAAGCAGACACAAAGACCGGCATTGAAATGGACATTTTTCCGATTCAGGAGGGTGAGGGAGTTCTCATTTGTTGAGGGTGATAAAAGAATAAAACGAATTACAAATCTGAATGATGAATTGAAAAAGATATTGCGGTTATTGGGGGGAGAGTATGAAAAATACTATTGTTGA
- a CDS encoding nitrogenase component 1, whose translation MNSDPDGFIGTLLAIEGISDARAVMNGPNGCRGNPAYFSDKHFPRENSLNRRSFEEPFFFGQSRIPCTYLESDDYINGSTQKLEEILPLIAKKGDAFLAVINSPGASLIGDDLNRFLAGAGLDNICMAFESCGYSKPFHEGFDSTIAEVLKWLCLNSLPKLKKRVNLLGFSISQKYWQGNVAEIKHICELMGLYVVCVPGAGSSVSEIRESTTASYNIAVFPEYCKKTAEFYESEFGIPVFCSDCGAPVGFTSTEIWIKEVADKTGCDPTPALEEIRKKRTLAFHKISRYFHEAGYPKGATFAVRCDSSFALSLTVWLSEYLGMIPVSVEVMPGEDDFETTKRLKEYLYANNFAEAFNSDPYDKKPQFYFGEGLTGKDLCLSGRCKISVEFFNRTNSDIYFKEKTFLGGDGALWILEYIFDAVKDFRE comes from the coding sequence CGTGCTGTAATGAACGGGCCTAACGGATGCCGGGGAAATCCTGCTTATTTTTCAGACAAGCATTTCCCAAGGGAGAATTCACTTAACAGACGTTCTTTTGAGGAGCCTTTCTTCTTCGGACAGTCAAGAATACCCTGTACATATCTTGAAAGTGATGATTATATAAACGGCTCAACACAGAAGCTTGAAGAAATACTTCCTCTTATTGCAAAGAAAGGAGATGCTTTTCTTGCAGTTATAAACTCTCCCGGTGCATCGCTTATCGGTGATGACTTAAACCGCTTCCTTGCCGGAGCCGGTCTTGATAATATCTGCATGGCTTTTGAAAGCTGTGGATATTCAAAACCCTTTCATGAAGGTTTTGACTCTACAATAGCAGAAGTTCTAAAATGGCTGTGCTTAAACAGTCTTCCTAAATTAAAAAAGCGAGTGAATCTTTTGGGATTTTCAATATCCCAGAAATACTGGCAGGGGAATGTCGCTGAAATAAAGCATATCTGCGAACTTATGGGTCTTTACGTTGTTTGTGTCCCGGGTGCAGGGTCATCAGTATCTGAGATACGTGAGTCAACAACAGCATCCTACAACATAGCCGTATTCCCTGAATACTGCAAAAAAACTGCGGAATTTTATGAATCAGAGTTTGGCATACCTGTATTCTGTTCTGATTGCGGCGCACCTGTCGGATTTACTTCAACAGAAATATGGATTAAAGAGGTGGCAGATAAAACGGGATGTGATCCCACACCTGCTCTTGAGGAGATAAGAAAGAAAAGAACACTTGCTTTCCATAAAATTTCACGTTATTTCCATGAGGCAGGGTATCCGAAGGGTGCTACATTTGCGGTTCGCTGTGATTCTTCATTTGCTCTTTCCCTGACAGTCTGGCTTTCCGAATATCTCGGAATGATTCCGGTATCTGTAGAAGTAATGCCAGGCGAAGATGATTTTGAAACAACAAAAAGGCTGAAAGAATATCTTTATGCAAATAACTTTGCAGAAGCCTTTAATTCTGATCCATATGATAAAAAGCCGCAATTTTATTTTGGTGAAGGTCTGACAGGAAAAGATCTCTGTCTTTCAGGCAGATGCAAAATATCGGTTGAATTTTTCAACAGAACAAACAGCGATATTTATTTCAAAGAAAAAACATTTTTGGGCGGAGATGGTGCCCTGTGGATTTTGGAATATATCTTTGATGCTGTTAAGGATTTTCGGGAATAA
- a CDS encoding WD40 repeat domain-containing protein, giving the protein MGEGTILNFSDQQSQIEWSRIECIDVSSCEKRAVIGSFMTEGNQDRGIVSCFDEDGTLLWEYMTGGPVSCIKISSDGGYIVAGTDSGSSGISKIMLFNSNGSLLWEVGTSPTCCDVISVDISQNGEYVAAGTDYNKIYLFFKNGTEILDYTTYGPSDTAYYQYWYEGNPGQYVALSDDGRYLAAGSLDCYVYLFSNNGTRLWRYKGERPFCVTDITSDGSRIVSVSDTGTIFLFNRTGYLLWSYDTGSIIRSIKTDSSGDLIVAGSNSSEIYCLNGSGNLIGNYTTKGGVTDVEVSTDGSYISAVSEGGVLYFFGRGDLCNRDVVV; this is encoded by the coding sequence GTGGGTGAAGGTACAATTTTAAATTTCAGCGATCAGCAGTCCCAAATAGAATGGTCCAGAATAGAATGTATTGATGTAAGTTCCTGCGAAAAAAGAGCGGTTATCGGTTCATTTATGACGGAGGGTAATCAGGATCGTGGAATTGTCAGCTGCTTTGACGAGGATGGTACACTTCTCTGGGAATATATGACAGGGGGCCCTGTTAGTTGTATAAAAATCAGCTCTGACGGGGGATATATTGTAGCCGGAACCGATTCTGGATCATCAGGAATATCAAAGATAATGCTATTTAATTCAAATGGTTCGCTCCTTTGGGAAGTAGGTACATCTCCAACATGCTGTGATGTTATTAGTGTAGATATAAGCCAGAATGGAGAATATGTCGCCGCCGGAACTGATTATAATAAGATATACCTTTTCTTCAAAAATGGAACTGAAATTCTAGATTACACAACTTATGGGCCCAGTGATACTGCATATTATCAGTATTGGTATGAAGGCAATCCGGGTCAATATGTTGCCCTTAGCGATGACGGCAGATACCTTGCCGCAGGTTCGCTGGATTGTTACGTCTACCTGTTCAGCAATAACGGGACACGTCTCTGGAGATACAAGGGAGAAAGACCATTCTGTGTAACTGATATAACTTCCGACGGTTCCCGTATCGTCTCGGTATCAGATACAGGTACGATCTTTTTATTCAACCGGACTGGTTATCTTCTATGGAGCTATGATACGGGGAGCATTATCAGGAGCATCAAAACAGATTCATCGGGAGATCTGATCGTTGCAGGATCCAACAGTTCGGAAATATACTGCCTGAATGGATCAGGCAACCTTATCGGGAACTACACTACCAAAGGCGGAGTTACGGATGTTGAGGTGAGTACAGACGGTTCTTACATTTCAGCCGTAAGCGAAGGAGGAGTTCTTTATTTCTTTGGCAGGGGCGACCTTTGCAACAGGGATGTGGTAGTTTAG